In Prevotella sp. oral taxon 475, one DNA window encodes the following:
- a CDS encoding TetR/AcrR family transcriptional regulator yields MPTQVSLSTYRQELKVRILQTAMREFKQKGIRDVRMDDIAGILGISKRTLYEIYENKEELLLAGLHEEDLAKHEKLQALSADGKNTVMDILITIYNNDLTEITNTNPLFFAGLCKYPRVMKYLTTRTEEQKKEGMAFIYRGISEGYFLPSLDYEVVLKFIRLSSKTMMDELEFHGYDADYLFKNIAALLLRGFCTQKGIKIIDSLL; encoded by the coding sequence ATGCCAACACAAGTCTCTCTTTCAACGTATCGTCAAGAACTGAAAGTGCGCATCTTGCAAACCGCAATGCGTGAGTTCAAACAAAAGGGAATCAGAGATGTACGTATGGATGATATTGCTGGCATACTAGGTATTTCCAAACGTACACTCTACGAGATTTATGAAAACAAGGAGGAACTTCTCTTGGCCGGCCTCCATGAGGAAGACCTTGCCAAACACGAGAAGCTACAGGCTTTGTCGGCAGACGGGAAAAATACGGTGATGGATATTCTGATAACGATCTATAACAACGATTTAACTGAAATCACCAACACCAATCCCTTATTCTTTGCCGGTCTGTGCAAATATCCACGTGTAATGAAATATCTTACTACACGCACCGAGGAACAAAAGAAAGAGGGAATGGCTTTTATTTATCGCGGCATTTCTGAAGGTTACTTCCTACCTTCGCTTGACTATGAGGTGGTGTTGAAATTCATTCGACTCTCTTCCAAGACGATGATGGACGAACTGGAGTTCCATGGATACGACGCAGATTATCTTTTTAAAAATATCGCAGCTCTGCTTCTCCGTGGTTTTTGCACACAGAAAGGCATTAAGATTATTGACAGTTTATTGTAA
- the mnmE gene encoding tRNA uridine-5-carboxymethylaminomethyl(34) synthesis GTPase MnmE → MFHLLNDHHTICALATASGGAIGVIRISGPEAIALVDKAFVAVSGRSLQAVKGQAVSYGNIIAEDRSVIDEVLVTVFCSPHSYTGEDVVEVSCHGSEYILKEVLRRLIDLGCRQARPGEFTQRAFLNGKMDLSQAEAVADLIASTNKATHQLALSQLRGHYSHELADLRNQLLQMTSLVELELDFSDQDVTFADRDELSTLSRSIYKKIAGLTQSFETGRALKSGISVAIVGKPNVGKSTLLNCLLKEDRAIVSEIPGTTRDVIEDTIEINGVAFRFIDTAGMRQTQDEIESLGIGRTYKKLSEAAIILWVVDAIPTLPEANEMETLTEGKQLIVVTNKMDEKQIVFADRTWANPPVFVAISAKYHQNIDRLEAAIYQAAHLPEIHENEMIITNIRHYEALLHAQKSIERVIEGIEIGLSADLLSEELRLCLHHLAEITGGAITSGEVLENIFKHFCIGK, encoded by the coding sequence ATGTTCCATCTTTTGAATGACCATCACACCATTTGTGCCTTGGCCACAGCTTCGGGCGGAGCTATTGGTGTAATTCGGATTTCAGGTCCGGAAGCAATCGCTCTTGTCGACAAAGCCTTTGTGGCAGTCTCCGGACGGTCTTTGCAGGCTGTCAAAGGGCAGGCGGTGAGTTATGGAAATATTATTGCCGAAGACCGAAGTGTTATTGACGAGGTGCTGGTTACTGTGTTTTGTTCGCCGCATTCCTACACGGGCGAGGACGTTGTTGAGGTGTCTTGTCACGGTTCGGAATATATTTTGAAGGAGGTTCTGCGACGACTGATCGATTTAGGTTGCCGACAAGCCCGGCCGGGAGAATTCACTCAGCGAGCATTCTTAAATGGTAAGATGGACTTAAGCCAGGCGGAAGCTGTGGCAGACCTGATTGCTTCTACCAACAAAGCTACTCACCAATTGGCTTTAAGTCAGTTGAGGGGACACTATTCCCATGAATTGGCCGATCTGCGAAACCAACTTCTCCAGATGACATCGCTTGTAGAACTGGAGTTGGACTTTAGCGATCAGGATGTCACATTCGCCGACCGTGATGAGCTCTCTACGCTTTCACGAAGCATCTATAAGAAGATAGCAGGTCTTACCCAGTCTTTTGAAACGGGACGTGCCCTCAAATCGGGTATCTCTGTGGCCATTGTGGGAAAACCGAATGTGGGGAAAAGCACCCTGCTGAACTGTCTGTTGAAGGAAGATCGAGCCATTGTGAGCGAAATACCGGGTACGACTCGTGATGTGATTGAAGACACGATTGAAATCAATGGTGTCGCTTTTCGCTTTATCGATACGGCCGGCATGCGGCAAACACAGGATGAAATCGAGAGTCTGGGAATAGGACGCACGTACAAAAAACTGTCAGAGGCTGCCATTATTCTTTGGGTGGTGGATGCAATCCCTACCCTACCCGAAGCGAATGAGATGGAAACGCTGACGGAGGGAAAACAATTGATTGTCGTTACCAACAAGATGGATGAGAAACAGATTGTTTTTGCCGACCGAACTTGGGCAAATCCTCCTGTATTTGTTGCCATCTCGGCAAAATATCATCAAAATATTGATCGCTTGGAAGCGGCTATTTATCAGGCTGCTCATCTGCCGGAAATACACGAAAACGAGATGATCATTACCAATATCCGACATTATGAGGCTCTTCTTCATGCTCAGAAAAGTATCGAACGGGTGATCGAAGGCATTGAAATCGGACTCAGTGCCGATCTTCTTTCTGAAGAACTGCGTCTGTGTCTTCACCATTTGGCCGAAATTACAGGAGGTGCCATCACTTCTGGCGAGGTTTTAGAGAATATCTTTAAACATTTCTGCATTGGGAAGTGA
- a CDS encoding YbbR-like domain-containing protein: MKRPRLLKVYAFVRNFMFSSVNKEFLIFLFFLALSGGFWLLAALNETYEKEFLLPVRFANVPKNVVITSNEDDVVRVTLRDKGFTMMAYLYSQQLRPVLLNYSNYANKKTGRGIIPTADIQKQLYTQLYGSTKIVSVKPDRVEFSFNYGESKRVPIRMAGVVSPGERRYLSDLKFMPSFVTIYANRRLLDSIKAVYTEDLHIVNFSDTISRLVSLRRIEGVKVIPNKVKLMLYPDVLTEESIEVPVMAIHLPADKVLRTFPSRVKVHFTIGVSSVRSIRSDAFSVVVDYAELAAHPSEKCILYLKTIPQGVRNARLEIEQVDYLIEQK; encoded by the coding sequence ATGAAAAGACCCCGTCTCTTAAAAGTGTATGCTTTCGTCAGGAACTTCATGTTCAGTTCTGTGAACAAAGAGTTTCTGATTTTTTTGTTCTTTCTTGCATTGAGCGGAGGCTTTTGGCTGCTCGCAGCTCTAAACGAAACCTACGAGAAAGAATTCCTTTTGCCCGTTCGTTTCGCAAATGTGCCGAAGAATGTAGTCATCACTTCGAATGAAGACGACGTGGTTCGGGTGACGTTAAGAGACAAAGGGTTCACCATGATGGCCTATCTCTACTCCCAACAGCTGCGCCCTGTGTTGCTCAACTACAGCAATTACGCCAACAAAAAGACAGGACGGGGCATCATTCCAACAGCCGACATTCAGAAACAGCTCTATACTCAGCTCTACGGGTCTACCAAAATCGTGTCTGTAAAGCCCGATAGGGTGGAGTTCTCTTTCAATTACGGCGAGAGCAAACGGGTGCCGATACGCATGGCTGGAGTGGTAAGTCCAGGTGAAAGGCGTTATCTTTCCGACTTGAAGTTTATGCCAAGCTTTGTTACCATCTATGCCAACAGACGGCTATTAGATAGCATCAAAGCCGTATATACGGAAGATTTGCACATCGTCAACTTCAGCGATACCATCTCTCGGCTCGTCTCTCTGCGCCGCATAGAAGGGGTTAAGGTCATTCCGAACAAGGTAAAGCTCATGCTTTACCCGGATGTGCTGACTGAAGAGAGCATCGAAGTACCGGTAATGGCCATCCATCTACCTGCCGATAAGGTGTTACGTACTTTTCCATCGCGTGTGAAAGTGCACTTCACCATTGGGGTAAGCAGTGTACGTTCCATCCGTTCCGATGCCTTTAGCGTAGTGGTCGACTATGCCGAATTGGCCGCTCATCCTTCGGAAAAGTGCATTTTGTATCTGAAAACCATCCCTCAAGGTGTTCGCAATGCCCGATTGGAGATTGAACAGGTAGACTATCTCATCGAGCAGAAGTAG
- a CDS encoding nucleoside phosphorylase, translated as MAKYFAESELIINQDGSIFHLHLLPEQLAQKVILVGDPGRVSLVASHFKGIECEVQSREFHTVTGSYKGKRISAVSTGIGCDNIDIVLNELDALVNIDFNTRTEKPQLTQLTLVRIGTCGGLQKDTPVGTYIASEKSIGFDGLLNFYGGRNDVCDLDFEENFKAHMNWNPQLGAPYVIDADAETLERVSGKDMVRGVTIACGGFFGPQGRELRIPLADPYQNEKVENFEYQGHRITNFEMESSALAGLARLMGHKALTCCMVIANRRAKNVNANYKNSIDGLIQLVLDRI; from the coding sequence ATGGCTAAGTATTTTGCAGAATCAGAACTCATCATCAATCAGGATGGAAGCATTTTTCATCTTCATCTTTTGCCCGAACAATTGGCTCAGAAAGTTATTTTGGTGGGAGATCCCGGTAGGGTTTCGCTGGTGGCTTCACACTTCAAGGGAATCGAATGCGAGGTTCAGAGTAGGGAATTTCATACCGTGACCGGTAGTTACAAGGGTAAAAGAATCTCTGCTGTCAGTACGGGTATCGGGTGCGACAATATCGATATCGTGCTTAACGAACTGGATGCCTTGGTGAATATCGATTTCAACACCAGGACGGAGAAGCCCCAGCTCACACAATTGACGCTTGTCAGGATCGGAACCTGCGGGGGATTGCAAAAAGATACGCCTGTTGGTACTTATATTGCCAGCGAGAAGAGCATCGGTTTTGACGGACTTCTCAACTTCTACGGAGGGAGAAACGATGTTTGCGACCTTGATTTTGAAGAGAATTTCAAAGCACACATGAACTGGAATCCGCAATTGGGAGCTCCCTACGTGATTGATGCAGATGCGGAAACGCTGGAGCGTGTTTCCGGTAAGGATATGGTGAGAGGTGTTACCATCGCTTGTGGCGGTTTCTTTGGACCGCAAGGGCGTGAGTTGCGCATCCCTTTGGCCGACCCATATCAAAATGAGAAGGTGGAAAACTTCGAATATCAGGGGCATAGAATTACCAACTTCGAGATGGAAAGCAGTGCGCTTGCAGGACTTGCGCGACTGATGGGACACAAAGCTCTGACTTGTTGTATGGTGATTGCCAACCGTCGGGCCAAGAATGTAAATGCAAACTACAAGAATTCAATCGACGGATTGATTCAACTTGTTTTGGATAGGATTTAG
- a CDS encoding diacylglycerol kinase family protein translates to MKKKMVFIMNPISGTASKAAIPDLIEKTLNKDLFDYELRMTQYAGHATVIATEAKDAGADVVVAVGGDGTVNEVARAIVHSQTALGIIPCGSGNGLARHLLLPMSAKKSIQVLNKCEIHDFDYGIINGHPFFCTCGMGFDAFVSQKFAQAGKRGPITYAENILREGLNYQPETYEIEDETGTHRHKAFLISCANASQYGNNAYIAPQASMSDGLMDIIIMEPFDILEAPQISIEMFNKTLDKNSKIKTFHCKELRIHRRSEGLIHYDGDPVMTGADITVTLREQGIKMVINPDADRSERQPNVLQTAAAELFNDLNEMRRVFNRRSHRIQILGKVLQRKLNI, encoded by the coding sequence ATGAAAAAGAAAATGGTCTTCATCATGAATCCGATTTCGGGAACGGCCAGCAAGGCCGCTATTCCGGATTTGATTGAAAAGACGCTGAACAAGGATCTTTTCGATTACGAATTGCGCATGACTCAATATGCGGGGCATGCCACTGTCATTGCGACCGAGGCCAAAGATGCCGGGGCAGACGTTGTCGTGGCTGTGGGTGGAGACGGAACGGTGAACGAGGTGGCGCGTGCCATCGTCCATTCTCAAACGGCACTGGGAATTATCCCTTGCGGATCGGGCAACGGACTGGCGCGGCATCTGCTCCTGCCCATGAGTGCGAAGAAAAGCATCCAGGTGCTCAACAAATGCGAGATTCACGACTTCGACTACGGCATTATCAACGGGCATCCTTTTTTCTGCACCTGCGGAATGGGATTCGACGCTTTTGTCAGTCAGAAATTTGCTCAAGCCGGCAAGCGCGGGCCTATCACCTACGCCGAAAACATCTTGCGCGAAGGATTGAACTACCAGCCCGAGACGTACGAGATTGAGGATGAAACAGGCACGCACCGCCACAAGGCTTTCCTCATCTCCTGCGCCAACGCCTCGCAATATGGCAACAATGCTTATATCGCTCCGCAGGCATCGATGAGCGACGGACTGATGGACATCATCATCATGGAGCCGTTCGACATACTTGAGGCTCCGCAAATCAGCATTGAGATGTTCAACAAAACGCTCGACAAGAACTCGAAAATCAAGACTTTCCACTGCAAGGAACTTCGTATCCACCGCCGTAGCGAGGGGTTGATTCACTATGACGGCGACCCCGTGATGACCGGAGCCGACATCACCGTCACTCTGCGCGAGCAAGGCATCAAGATGGTGATCAACCCCGATGCCGACCGATCCGAGCGGCAGCCCAATGTTCTACAGACTGCGGCGGCCGAACTTTTCAACGACCTCAATGAGATGCGCCGCGTGTTCAACCGCCGCAGTCATCGGATTCAGATTCTGGGAAAGGTGCTGCAAAGAAAGCTCAACATCTAA
- the yajC gene encoding preprotein translocase subunit YajC gives MTTTTMLAAQAAGGSSAMPILMMVAIFVIMYFFMIRPQQKKQKEIRNFQNALEEGTKIITGGGIYGVVKRIDLTSNLVEVEIAKGVIISVDKGSVFANAMASQTSGTKA, from the coding sequence ATGACGACAACAACAATGTTAGCCGCACAAGCTGCCGGCGGTAGTTCAGCAATGCCCATCTTGATGATGGTTGCTATTTTTGTGATTATGTATTTCTTTATGATACGCCCTCAGCAAAAGAAGCAGAAAGAGATACGCAACTTTCAGAATGCTTTGGAAGAGGGTACAAAGATTATTACCGGCGGTGGCATCTATGGAGTGGTGAAACGTATTGACCTCACTTCAAATCTTGTAGAGGTGGAAATAGCAAAGGGCGTTATCATTAGCGTAGATAAAGGCTCGGTGTTTGCTAATGCCATGGCTTCCCAAACCTCGGGCACAAAGGCATAA
- the coaE gene encoding dephospho-CoA kinase (Dephospho-CoA kinase (CoaE) performs the final step in coenzyme A biosynthesis.) — translation MELRIALTGGIGSGKSFVCSLLRTKGIEVFDCDASAKRLMRTSEPLQQELRQVVGQTLYVEGRLQKQVLAKFLLTGEDNQARINSIIHPAVAQDFELSGCRWLESAIFFDSGFHRRVHIDKVICVTAPIETRILRVMKRDGITREKTLEWIECQLPQEEVLRQSDYEIVNDGIENVSKQIDELLTTLTKL, via the coding sequence ATGGAACTACGCATCGCCCTTACAGGTGGAATCGGTAGCGGAAAGTCGTTTGTTTGCAGTTTGTTGCGAACGAAAGGCATTGAAGTGTTCGACTGTGACGCGTCGGCCAAGAGACTGATGCGCACCTCAGAACCTCTGCAGCAAGAGCTTCGACAAGTGGTAGGGCAGACATTATATGTCGAAGGACGATTGCAGAAACAGGTGTTAGCTAAATTTCTCCTGACAGGAGAGGACAACCAGGCACGCATCAACAGCATTATTCACCCGGCTGTGGCGCAAGACTTTGAACTGTCGGGCTGTCGATGGCTTGAGAGTGCCATCTTTTTCGATAGCGGTTTTCACCGTCGTGTACATATAGACAAGGTGATATGTGTCACCGCTCCGATAGAGACACGCATCTTGCGGGTGATGAAACGAGACGGTATCACGCGCGAGAAAACGCTCGAATGGATAGAATGTCAACTCCCGCAGGAAGAGGTTTTACGACAGTCCGACTATGAAATCGTGAACGATGGTATAGAGAATGTGAGCAAACAAATAGACGAATTATTAACAACCCTAACAAAACTATAA
- a CDS encoding aminotransferase class I/II-fold pyridoxal phosphate-dependent enzyme gives MGQLQERYKLYRDPQKFMEAGVYPYFREITSKQGTEVEMDGHRVLMFGSNAYTGLTGDSRVIEAAKAALDKYGSGCAGSRFLNGTLDLHVQLEKELADFVHKDETLCFSTGFSVNQGVLAMVVGRGDYIICDDRDHASIVDGRRLSFARQLHYKHNDMEDLENLLKSLPHEAVKLIVVDGVFSMEGDLAKLPEIVALKRKYNCSVMVDEAHGLGVFGKEGRGVCDHFGLTDEVDLIMGTFSKSLASIGGFIAADSDTINFLRHTCRSYIFSASNTPAATAAALETLHILKQEPERMEKLWDVTRYALRRFREEGFEIGETESPIIPLYVHDVDKTFLVTKLAFEAGVFINPVIPPACAPQDTLVRLALMATHTEEQVERGVQILKRIFTELGLIKS, from the coding sequence ATGGGACAATTACAAGAAAGATACAAGCTGTACCGCGATCCGCAGAAGTTTATGGAAGCAGGAGTTTATCCCTATTTCCGCGAGATAACCAGTAAGCAGGGAACGGAAGTGGAAATGGATGGACATCGGGTTTTGATGTTCGGTTCAAATGCCTATACAGGTCTTACGGGCGACTCACGCGTCATCGAGGCGGCTAAAGCAGCACTGGATAAATACGGATCAGGATGTGCCGGTAGCCGATTCTTAAACGGAACACTGGATTTACATGTACAGCTGGAGAAAGAACTGGCCGACTTTGTTCATAAAGACGAGACACTGTGCTTCTCCACCGGTTTTTCGGTCAATCAAGGCGTTTTGGCAATGGTTGTCGGACGAGGCGATTACATTATCTGCGACGACCGCGACCATGCCAGTATCGTAGACGGACGACGTCTGTCTTTCGCTCGTCAGTTACACTACAAGCACAACGACATGGAAGACCTTGAAAATCTTCTCAAGTCTTTGCCTCACGAGGCCGTAAAGCTTATTGTTGTTGACGGTGTCTTTTCCATGGAAGGCGATTTGGCCAAACTCCCCGAAATCGTAGCCCTGAAACGAAAGTATAACTGCTCGGTAATGGTTGACGAAGCACACGGACTGGGCGTATTCGGGAAAGAAGGTCGAGGTGTTTGCGACCATTTTGGACTCACCGACGAAGTGGATCTTATTATGGGCACATTCTCGAAAAGTCTCGCCTCCATCGGCGGTTTCATCGCCGCAGACTCCGATACGATCAACTTCCTTCGTCATACCTGCCGCTCCTACATCTTCAGTGCCTCCAACACACCCGCAGCCACAGCCGCGGCGTTGGAAACTCTGCACATTCTAAAACAGGAACCCGAACGCATGGAAAAGCTGTGGGATGTGACACGCTATGCACTCCGTCGATTCCGCGAAGAGGGATTTGAGATTGGCGAGACCGAAAGTCCCATCATTCCGCTCTATGTTCACGATGTAGACAAAACATTCCTCGTTACGAAATTGGCTTTCGAAGCTGGTGTCTTCATCAATCCGGTAATTCCGCCCGCTTGTGCTCCTCAAGACACGTTGGTACGTTTGGCTCTAATGGCTACCCATACCGAAGAGCAGGTGGAACGCGGCGTGCAGATTTTGAAGAGGATTTTTACCGAGTTGGGCCTCATAAAAAGTTGA
- the nusB gene encoding transcription antitermination factor NusB: protein MINRELIRIKIVQLTYAYYQNGNRNMDNAEKELLFSLSKAYDLYNYLLALIVAITREERHRIDIATQQAEREGTEAPSQKFAFNQFATQLEENKMLADFMETQKQRWEDDIEAIRKLCNQIELSETYQEYMANDENSYEEDRELWRKLYKQLIQNNVDLDALLEEKSLYWNDDKEIVDTFVLKTIKRFDPINKSKQELLPEYKDEEDKDFARKLFRATILNADQYQRYMSENSRNWDFSRLAYMDVVIMQIAIAEMLTFPNIPVSVTINEYVDLAKLYSTHRSGGYVNGMLDTIARGLIMSGKMMKAMPEPRVRKFITDTEKKEDVKGEQREEQVLNDVEETLQKPVTQGEEPLSIVETPRSSEE, encoded by the coding sequence ATGATTAATAGAGAATTGATACGGATCAAAATTGTCCAGTTAACCTATGCTTACTATCAGAATGGGAATAGAAATATGGATAACGCTGAAAAAGAACTTCTTTTCAGTCTCTCTAAAGCCTATGACCTGTACAATTACCTGCTTGCGTTGATTGTAGCGATAACGCGCGAGGAGAGACATCGTATCGATATCGCCACACAACAGGCTGAACGAGAGGGGACGGAAGCTCCTTCTCAGAAGTTTGCGTTCAACCAATTCGCAACGCAACTTGAAGAAAACAAGATGCTGGCCGACTTTATGGAGACGCAAAAACAAAGATGGGAAGACGATATTGAGGCCATCCGGAAACTCTGCAACCAAATAGAACTGTCGGAAACCTACCAAGAATATATGGCAAACGACGAAAATTCGTATGAGGAAGACCGGGAGTTGTGGCGCAAATTGTATAAACAGCTGATTCAGAATAATGTGGATTTGGATGCTCTCTTGGAAGAAAAGAGCCTATATTGGAACGATGACAAAGAGATTGTAGACACGTTCGTGCTAAAAACCATCAAGCGTTTCGATCCTATTAACAAATCGAAGCAAGAGCTATTGCCCGAATATAAGGACGAGGAGGATAAAGACTTCGCCCGAAAACTCTTTCGGGCCACGATCCTCAATGCTGACCAGTATCAACGATATATGAGCGAAAACTCGCGTAATTGGGATTTCTCGCGGCTGGCTTATATGGATGTGGTGATTATGCAGATAGCTATCGCCGAGATGTTGACCTTTCCTAATATCCCAGTAAGCGTTACTATCAACGAGTATGTCGATCTGGCGAAACTCTATAGTACACATCGTAGTGGCGGATATGTCAATGGTATGCTCGATACAATTGCTCGTGGACTGATTATGAGCGGGAAAATGATGAAGGCTATGCCCGAACCGCGTGTAAGAAAATTTATCACTGATACCGAAAAGAAAGAGGATGTGAAAGGCGAACAGAGGGAAGAACAGGTATTGAACGATGTTGAAGAGACGCTTCAAAAGCCTGTAACACAAGGCGAAGAGCCCTTGTCGATAGTCGAAACACCGAGGAGTTCGGAGGAATAA
- a CDS encoding NADP-dependent malic enzyme translates to MAKITKEAALEYHSNGHPGKIEVRPTKPYHTQTDLSLAYSPGVAYPCLEIQQIPDEVYKYTDKGNLVAVISNGTAVLGLGDIGAMSGKPVMEGKGLLFKIYGGIDVFDIELAEKDPEKFCETVERIAPTFGGINLEDIKAPECFYIEERLKRTLDIPVMHDDQHGTAIISAAGLKNALEVAGKDIRKVKIVVNGAGAAAISCTQLYMALGAQRENIVMIDSKGVITSDRIDLTPQKALFATDRRDVRTLEEAIRGADVFVGLSKGNILSQKMIQSMNERPIVFALANPVPEISYEDAMASRPDVLMSTGRSDYPNQINNVIGFPYIFRGALDVHATAINEEMKMAAVHAIAQLAKEPVPDIVNDIYRVNDLSFGPTYFIPKPVDPRLITEVSSAVAKAAIESGVARKEITDWEGYKKSLMQLLGQETVFTRKLHDTARLHPQRVVYAEGGHPSMMKAAVQAKVEGICSPILLGNPDRIRRQAQRLKLDLTDIEIIDMRADREQRRRATYAKYLAEKLARKGYTFQEAYDKMYERNYFGMMMVEKGDADAFITGLYTKYSNTIKVAKEVVGIREGYETFGTMHIVNSQRGTYYIADTLINRHPDNRYLLDIARLSAHTVEFFNEKPVMAMISYSNFGTDETGSPQKVHEAVEELHKHYPNLIVDGEMQVNFALDRRLRDDKYPFSRLKDKDVNTLIFPNLSSANACYKFLQALSPETEIIGPIQMGLNRPIHFTDFESSVRDIVNITAVAVVDAYVDQLKRGGKI, encoded by the coding sequence ATGGCAAAGATTACAAAAGAGGCTGCTTTAGAATATCACAGTAACGGACATCCAGGAAAGATTGAAGTTCGACCCACCAAGCCCTACCATACTCAGACCGACCTTAGTCTGGCTTACTCGCCGGGCGTGGCTTATCCCTGTCTGGAAATTCAGCAGATACCTGACGAGGTCTACAAATACACCGATAAGGGTAATCTCGTGGCTGTCATCAGCAACGGAACGGCAGTGTTGGGACTGGGTGACATCGGGGCGATGAGCGGTAAACCGGTAATGGAGGGTAAAGGACTACTCTTCAAAATCTACGGCGGCATTGATGTTTTTGATATCGAACTCGCCGAGAAAGACCCTGAAAAGTTTTGTGAGACTGTAGAGCGGATTGCACCCACCTTTGGAGGTATTAACCTCGAAGACATCAAAGCTCCCGAATGTTTTTACATTGAAGAACGACTCAAACGCACACTTGACATCCCCGTGATGCACGATGATCAGCACGGAACGGCTATCATCTCGGCTGCCGGACTGAAAAATGCGCTCGAAGTGGCCGGCAAAGACATTCGTAAGGTGAAAATTGTTGTCAATGGAGCCGGAGCCGCAGCAATCAGTTGCACCCAGCTCTACATGGCTCTAGGTGCACAACGTGAGAATATTGTGATGATCGACTCGAAAGGTGTTATCACCTCAGATCGGATCGACCTCACTCCTCAGAAAGCTCTCTTCGCTACAGACCGCCGCGATGTCCGCACCTTGGAAGAAGCTATCCGTGGAGCTGACGTCTTCGTGGGACTTTCGAAAGGCAACATTCTCTCGCAGAAGATGATACAATCAATGAACGAACGTCCCATTGTTTTTGCGTTAGCCAATCCTGTTCCAGAAATTTCTTATGAAGATGCCATGGCCAGTAGACCCGACGTACTAATGTCTACCGGTCGGTCCGACTATCCCAACCAAATCAACAACGTTATCGGCTTCCCCTACATTTTCCGCGGAGCCCTCGACGTACACGCTACTGCCATCAACGAAGAAATGAAGATGGCCGCGGTACATGCCATCGCCCAACTGGCCAAAGAGCCTGTACCCGACATTGTGAACGACATCTACCGCGTGAACGACCTCAGTTTCGGTCCTACCTACTTCATTCCTAAACCTGTCGACCCACGGCTCATCACCGAGGTCTCCTCTGCTGTGGCTAAAGCCGCCATCGAAAGCGGTGTGGCCCGAAAGGAAATCACCGACTGGGAAGGATATAAAAAAAGCCTCATGCAACTTCTGGGGCAAGAAACTGTCTTCACGCGTAAGCTCCATGATACCGCCCGGTTGCATCCGCAACGCGTGGTCTACGCCGAGGGCGGGCACCCTTCGATGATGAAAGCAGCCGTACAGGCCAAAGTCGAAGGTATCTGTTCACCTATTCTCTTGGGCAATCCAGACCGTATCCGTCGCCAAGCACAACGCCTTAAGCTCGATCTAACCGATATCGAAATTATCGATATGCGGGCTGACCGTGAACAACGTCGCCGCGCTACCTATGCCAAGTACCTGGCCGAGAAATTGGCTCGCAAAGGTTACACTTTCCAGGAAGCTTACGATAAAATGTACGAACGCAACTACTTCGGTATGATGATGGTTGAGAAAGGTGATGCCGATGCCTTCATCACCGGACTTTATACCAAATATTCCAACACCATCAAAGTGGCGAAAGAGGTAGTTGGTATTCGCGAGGGCTACGAAACCTTCGGCACGATGCACATCGTCAACTCACAACGAGGCACCTATTACATTGCCGACACCCTCATCAACCGCCATCCTGACAACCGCTACCTTCTGGATATCGCTCGATTGAGTGCACATACCGTCGAATTCTTCAACGAGAAACCCGTGATGGCCATGATCAGTTATTCCAATTTCGGAACTGATGAAACGGGCAGTCCTCAGAAAGTGCACGAGGCCGTCGAGGAACTCCACAAGCATTACCCCAACCTGATTGTTGACGGCGAGATGCAAGTCAACTTCGCCCTCGACCGCCGTCTTCGCGACGATAAATATCCCTTCTCCCGCCTCAAAGACAAAGATGTCAACACTCTCATCTTTCCCAATCTCAGCAGTGCCAACGCATGCTATAAATTCTTACAAGCTCTCAGTCCCGAGACCGAAATCATCGGTCCCATACAAATGGGATTGAACCGTCCGATCCACTTCACCGATTTCGAGTCCTCCGTGCGTGACATCGTCAATATCACCGCCGTAGCTGTAGTCGATGCCTATGTAGACCAGCTCAAAAGAGGCGGCAAGATCTGA